Proteins encoded by one window of Desulfatibacillum aliphaticivorans DSM 15576:
- the ectA gene encoding diaminobutyrate acetyltransferase, whose amino-acid sequence METDNQPPLMRPPKPGEGLVVHELIRNCAPLDLNSEYAYHLLCRHFASTCVIAELESRIAGFISGYIKPSDDQTFFVWQVAVSPDFRKRGLGLSMLHWLADQTDCKQFETTISPSNKASQSLFLRFAEDRGLEVRRETFIEAYETEKGLHEEEILFRFVPSQKLK is encoded by the coding sequence ATGGAAACCGACAACCAACCGCCACTTATGAGGCCCCCCAAGCCCGGGGAAGGCCTCGTAGTGCATGAACTCATCCGCAATTGCGCGCCGCTGGACCTGAATTCGGAATATGCATATCATTTGTTATGCCGTCATTTTGCGTCCACGTGCGTTATCGCCGAGTTGGAATCCCGCATAGCCGGGTTTATTTCGGGATACATCAAGCCAAGCGACGATCAGACCTTTTTTGTCTGGCAGGTGGCAGTTTCGCCTGATTTCCGCAAGAGAGGGCTGGGCCTCTCCATGCTTCACTGGCTTGCGGACCAAACCGATTGCAAGCAATTCGAAACCACGATCAGCCCATCCAACAAGGCCAGCCAAAGCCTGTTTTTGCGATTCGCCGAGGACAGGGGGCTGGAGGTGCGGCGAGAGACGTTTATCGAAGCTTATGAAACGGAAAAGGGACTCCATGAGGAGGAGATTCTTTTTCGGTTTGTTCCAAGTCAAAAACTTAAATAA